One Anaerolineae bacterium genomic window carries:
- a CDS encoding ATP-binding cassette domain-containing protein, with protein sequence MNGPLLQVRQLTKYFPVRGGLFRRHVDDIRAVDGVDLEIHAGESFGLVGESGSGKTTLGKLILRLIEPTSGQVLFEGRDVLRLSEREMRSYRAHMQIVFQDPFSSLNPRMKVKQIIAEPMIIHRLARGAELEARVRELARLVGLTEDHLHRYPHEFSGGQRQRIGIARALALQPKLIILDEPTSALDVSVQAQILNLLLDLQRRLNLTYLMISHDLGVIRYMCDRVALMYLGRIVELGTVDQIFNAPRHPYTQALLSAMPEPDPDHQGEQIVLQGEISTLASPHQGCPFAPRCPAPKVRACTEHMPPLLDIGRGHQVACHLVTLGSSPLVTR encoded by the coding sequence ATGAATGGCCCCCTTCTGCAGGTCCGCCAACTCACTAAGTATTTCCCTGTGCGCGGCGGCCTCTTCCGTCGCCATGTGGACGATATTCGCGCCGTGGATGGCGTGGACTTGGAGATTCACGCAGGGGAATCCTTTGGCCTGGTCGGTGAGTCAGGCTCGGGCAAGACTACCCTGGGCAAGCTGATCCTCCGTCTCATCGAGCCCACCTCTGGCCAGGTCCTCTTCGAAGGGCGAGATGTGCTCCGGCTGTCCGAGCGGGAGATGCGCAGCTACCGCGCTCATATGCAGATTGTCTTCCAAGACCCCTTCTCCTCACTGAATCCCCGCATGAAGGTCAAGCAGATCATCGCTGAGCCGATGATCATCCATCGCCTGGCGCGCGGTGCCGAGCTGGAAGCGCGCGTGCGGGAGCTGGCACGGCTGGTGGGGCTGACCGAGGATCACCTACACCGCTATCCCCATGAGTTTAGCGGCGGCCAACGCCAGCGCATTGGCATCGCCCGCGCCCTGGCCTTGCAGCCCAAGCTCATCATCCTGGACGAGCCCACTTCTGCCCTCGATGTCTCCGTCCAGGCGCAGATTCTTAACCTGCTGTTGGACTTGCAACGGCGTCTAAACCTGACTTATCTGATGATCTCGCACGACCTAGGCGTGATCCGCTACATGTGCGACCGGGTAGCCCTGATGTACTTAGGGCGCATCGTCGAGCTGGGGACCGTGGATCAGATCTTCAACGCGCCCCGGCACCCGTATACACAGGCCTTGCTGTCGGCTATGCCAGAGCCTGACCCGGATCATCAGGGGGAACAAATCGTCCTACAGGGGGAGATCTCCACGCTGGCCAGTCCACACCAGGGCTGCCCCTTTGCGCCGCGCTGCCCGGCCCCGAAGGTTCGCGCCTGCACGGAACACATGCCCCCCCTTCTGGACATCGGCCGGGGCCACCAGGTGGCCTGTCACCTGGTGACGCTCGGCAGCTCGCCATTGGTTACTCGCTGA
- a CDS encoding MFS transporter: MKFPGLLAVILTRLRFPPFPKLRWSFPAALFEKEALTPPREQHNQRYLYWDIAWFGVTSGIALNFLAVYAVRLGATEIEVGALTSAPALISIFWLIPAAQIVARQRHIMKLLLWTLFTHRLGYLLIALLPWGVPISWVVPGLVALSALQAFPLGLANIGFSAMLPEAISKERLGRVISVRNALIGATSTLTVLGCGPILAALPAPLNYQVLFLIAFLASMASLYTVAQLDIPPKRRAPSAVQGLADLVEGFQHFWADRRFVFFTLASFVLHWGIYMAAPLFPVYWVHVLGASDSFISLIVTLGNGSSVLGALAMDRVLRQWGNRRVVGFSMLGLALIPILTAMTQTLPPLLVISLLGGLFAAGLNVCLFNALIQVAPDADRERFIAIFSVLANVAVFAAPLSGSWLAEIVGIAPAFFISGAIRILAGAMFLWHRSAY, translated from the coding sequence GTGAAGTTCCCCGGCCTCTTGGCTGTGATTTTAACGCGTCTCCGGTTTCCGCCTTTTCCCAAACTGCGATGGTCTTTCCCTGCTGCTCTTTTCGAAAAGGAAGCCCTGACTCCACCACGTGAGCAACATAACCAGCGCTACTTATACTGGGACATCGCCTGGTTTGGTGTGACATCCGGCATCGCCCTCAACTTTCTGGCGGTCTATGCTGTGCGTCTCGGCGCGACCGAAATCGAGGTGGGCGCGCTCACCTCAGCGCCAGCACTGATTTCGATCTTCTGGCTGATCCCAGCTGCGCAAATTGTGGCCCGCCAGCGCCATATTATGAAGCTTCTGCTATGGACTCTTTTCACCCACCGCCTGGGCTATCTGCTGATAGCGCTGTTGCCATGGGGGGTTCCAATTAGTTGGGTAGTGCCCGGCCTGGTTGCACTGTCAGCACTGCAGGCATTCCCACTCGGCCTCGCCAACATTGGTTTTTCTGCGATGTTACCTGAGGCCATTTCCAAGGAACGGCTGGGGAGAGTGATCAGCGTCCGCAACGCGCTGATCGGAGCTACTTCCACGCTGACCGTTTTGGGCTGTGGACCCATCCTGGCGGCATTGCCCGCCCCGCTGAACTATCAAGTGTTGTTTCTAATCGCCTTCCTGGCCAGTATGGCCAGCTTATACACGGTTGCACAGCTTGATATCCCTCCGAAGAGGCGGGCTCCATCGGCCGTGCAGGGGTTGGCAGATCTGGTAGAAGGATTTCAACACTTCTGGGCCGATCGCCGATTCGTATTCTTCACGCTGGCCTCGTTCGTGCTGCACTGGGGCATATACATGGCCGCGCCGTTATTTCCGGTATACTGGGTGCATGTACTGGGGGCGTCAGACTCATTCATCAGCCTGATCGTCACACTGGGTAACGGCTCCTCCGTACTGGGAGCTTTAGCCATGGACCGTGTGCTGCGGCAATGGGGCAATCGACGTGTGGTGGGCTTCAGCATGCTGGGGCTAGCACTGATCCCGATCCTGACGGCAATGACTCAAACCCTGCCGCCCTTGCTCGTCATCTCTTTGCTAGGAGGGCTCTTCGCGGCCGGATTGAACGTCTGCCTGTTCAATGCGCTGATCCAGGTCGCGCCTGATGCTGACCGGGAACGTTTTATTGCCATCTTCTCGGTGCTGGCGAATGTGGCTGTGTTCGCCGCGCCGCTGTCCGGCTCTTGGCTGGCAGAGATCGTGGGGATCGCGCCGGCCTTCTTCATCTCTGGAGCGATCCGCATCCTGGCCGGCGCGATGTTCTTATGGCATCGGAGCGCGTATTGA
- a CDS encoding hydantoinase/oxoprolinase family protein: MRIGIDVGGTNTDAVLMKGMTVVDAVKTPTTPDVSTGITTALRNLLAKTRVDPAAITAVMIGTTHFTNAVIERKHLMPTAAVRLGLPATAGLPPMVDWPPDLREAIGNHWYLVHGGHEFDGRRISKPDERELRQVAQQIKDKGIRAIAVSSVFSPVNPEDENWAAAILQDEIPDAHITRSHEIGRIGLLERENAAIMNACLQDLARRIIASFRQALVEMNIQAPFYLSQNDGTLMSAEFAEKYPVFTFASGPTNSMRGAAFLSGVKEAMVVDLGGTTSDVGMLIHGFPREASVAVEIGGVRTNFRMPDVYSFGLGGGSLVRRDPLQIGPQSVGYELTTKAWVFGGDVLTATDIAVAGGLADIGDRSAVRSLDGSFVREALDLMQQMVDAAVDRMKTSAEPIPVILVGGGTILVSRPVAGASEIIRPEHYAVANAIGAAIAQVGAETDRIFSLATMSREEALNQAKEEAIAKALAAGAAKETIQIVDVEEVPLTYLPSNATRIRVKAVGDLQLD; this comes from the coding sequence ATGAGGATCGGCATAGACGTAGGTGGCACCAATACCGATGCGGTGCTCATGAAAGGTATGACGGTAGTAGATGCGGTGAAGACGCCTACTACCCCTGACGTCAGCACGGGCATCACCACGGCCCTTCGGAACCTGCTCGCGAAGACGCGCGTGGACCCGGCGGCGATTACCGCAGTGATGATCGGGACGACTCATTTCACCAACGCCGTGATCGAGCGCAAACACTTAATGCCCACGGCCGCAGTACGGCTGGGGCTGCCAGCGACAGCTGGGCTGCCCCCCATGGTAGATTGGCCGCCTGACCTGCGCGAGGCGATTGGCAATCACTGGTATCTGGTCCACGGCGGCCACGAGTTCGATGGCCGTCGCATCTCCAAGCCGGATGAACGAGAGCTGCGCCAGGTGGCCCAGCAGATCAAGGACAAAGGTATCCGGGCGATCGCCGTCTCCAGCGTCTTCTCCCCGGTGAACCCGGAGGACGAGAACTGGGCCGCTGCGATCCTCCAGGATGAGATCCCCGACGCCCACATCACCCGTTCTCACGAGATCGGGCGTATCGGGTTGCTGGAGCGGGAGAACGCGGCGATCATGAACGCCTGTCTCCAGGACCTGGCTCGGCGCATCATCGCGTCCTTTCGACAGGCTCTGGTCGAGATGAACATCCAGGCGCCGTTCTACTTGAGCCAGAACGATGGCACCTTAATGAGCGCCGAATTCGCTGAGAAGTACCCCGTCTTCACTTTCGCTTCCGGGCCTACCAACAGCATGCGCGGCGCGGCCTTCCTCTCCGGGGTGAAGGAGGCTATGGTGGTAGACCTGGGCGGCACCACCTCCGACGTAGGGATGCTCATCCATGGCTTCCCCCGGGAAGCCTCGGTGGCGGTGGAGATCGGCGGCGTGCGCACCAACTTCCGTATGCCTGACGTCTACTCCTTCGGCCTGGGCGGCGGCAGCTTGGTGAGGCGCGACCCTCTCCAGATCGGCCCTCAGAGTGTGGGCTATGAGTTGACGACCAAGGCTTGGGTTTTCGGCGGCGATGTGCTGACAGCTACAGATATCGCTGTAGCAGGCGGGCTGGCGGATATCGGCGACCGCAGCGCGGTGCGCTCGCTGGACGGTAGCTTTGTGCGCGAGGCGTTGGACCTGATGCAGCAGATGGTAGACGCCGCTGTAGATCGCATGAAGACAAGCGCCGAGCCGATCCCAGTGATCCTGGTGGGCGGAGGGACCATCCTGGTCTCACGTCCTGTGGCCGGTGCCTCCGAGATCATCCGGCCTGAGCATTACGCTGTAGCTAACGCGATCGGCGCAGCCATCGCCCAAGTGGGCGCGGAGACCGATCGGATTTTCTCCCTGGCGACCATGTCGCGAGAGGAGGCCCTGAATCAGGCCAAAGAGGAGGCGATCGCCAAAGCGCTGGCAGCCGGCGCGGCGAAGGAGACCATCCAGATTGTGGACGTGGAGGAAGTGCCGCTCACCTATCTTCCCAGCAACGCCACCCGTATCCGGGTCAAAGCGGTAGGCGATCTTCAACTAGATTGA
- a CDS encoding ABC transporter permease encodes MSEAIAFRVDLRGWWQRWRHENESLIEDWRRALYRFRQSTLSMVGLGIVLFLFLVALTGPWWVPYPEDATGTLHIEERFQPPSLRHPFGTDEVGRDIFTRTVIGTRISFQVGVIILVVAISIGVTLGGLAGYLGGWISELIMRLADIMLTFPGIFLALSITAALGPGVTNAMLALSITWWPGYARLVQAQVMSAREDDYVQAAKAMGASHLRIIFRHILPNIIPAIIVKASMDIGFAILSLAALGFIGVGAQPPVPEWGAMISKGRGYLPHYWWYSTFPGLAMFLTVFGFNLLGDGLRDVVDPRSRR; translated from the coding sequence ATGAGTGAGGCCATTGCTTTCCGAGTTGACCTAAGAGGATGGTGGCAACGGTGGCGCCACGAGAACGAGAGCCTAATCGAGGACTGGCGGCGCGCGCTCTACCGCTTCCGTCAGAGCACTCTCTCGATGGTGGGGTTGGGGATCGTCCTGTTCCTCTTCTTGGTCGCGCTGACCGGTCCTTGGTGGGTGCCGTACCCAGAGGATGCCACAGGGACCCTGCACATCGAGGAACGGTTTCAGCCTCCTAGCCTTCGCCACCCTTTCGGCACCGATGAGGTCGGGCGTGACATCTTCACCCGCACCGTGATAGGCACCCGCATCTCGTTTCAAGTAGGAGTGATCATCCTGGTAGTTGCCATCAGCATTGGGGTGACCCTGGGCGGGCTGGCCGGCTATCTGGGGGGATGGATCAGCGAGCTTATCATGCGCCTAGCAGACATCATGCTCACATTCCCCGGCATCTTCCTGGCCCTCAGCATCACCGCCGCGCTGGGGCCGGGGGTGACCAATGCCATGCTGGCCTTGTCCATTACCTGGTGGCCCGGCTACGCGCGGTTAGTCCAGGCTCAGGTGATGTCCGCGCGGGAGGATGACTATGTGCAGGCTGCTAAGGCAATGGGAGCCAGCCATCTACGCATCATTTTTCGTCACATCTTGCCCAACATTATTCCCGCTATCATCGTGAAGGCCTCGATGGACATCGGCTTTGCTATCCTGAGCTTGGCCGCCCTGGGCTTCATCGGCGTGGGAGCTCAGCCGCCGGTCCCCGAGTGGGGAGCCATGATCTCCAAGGGGCGCGGCTATCTGCCCCACTATTGGTGGTACTCCACCTTCCCTGGGTTGGCCATGTTCTTGACCGTGTTCGGCTTCAACTTGCTCGGCGATGGGCTGCGCGATGTAGTGGACCCGCGCTCGCGACGCTAA
- a CDS encoding ABC transporter permease — MRLRDYVIRRLLLVIPVLFGLSVVTFVVSRMVPGDPVKLAAGPQAKPEEIQRLIEEFGLDKPLVIQYLNYMKGLFQGNLGRSMLNRHLVRDDLAKYFPATLELVLVSMAFAIVIGIPAAVLAAVYRDRWPDQVSRIIALSGISMPLFWLAIMLQLILGQWLRLLPISGRFDPRLPYPREITGLLLLDTLLLGDLKSFFVALKYIFLPALTQSLIALALIMRLLRADILEVLQKDFVRMARANGIPERIILFKYVLKNGLIATVSMLGFLFGFLLGGSVMVETVFNWPGLGLYSMNSALSLDFQPIMGITLFVGLLFTLVNLATDLMYGVLDPRIRYG; from the coding sequence ATGCGGCTTCGTGATTACGTCATCCGGCGATTGCTTTTGGTGATCCCCGTCCTCTTCGGGCTTTCTGTCGTCACCTTTGTAGTCTCACGTATGGTGCCGGGGGATCCAGTGAAACTGGCAGCGGGCCCCCAAGCGAAGCCGGAGGAGATCCAGCGGCTCATCGAAGAGTTCGGACTGGACAAGCCCTTGGTCATCCAATACCTGAACTACATGAAGGGGCTTTTTCAGGGTAACTTAGGTCGCTCTATGCTCAACCGCCACCTCGTGCGGGATGATCTCGCAAAGTATTTCCCCGCCACCCTAGAGTTGGTGCTGGTCTCCATGGCCTTTGCGATTGTGATCGGCATCCCAGCCGCTGTGCTGGCCGCAGTATATCGCGATCGCTGGCCGGATCAGGTGAGCCGGATCATCGCTCTCTCTGGCATCAGTATGCCCCTGTTTTGGCTGGCAATTATGCTCCAATTGATCCTGGGTCAGTGGTTGCGCCTGTTGCCTATCAGCGGCCGCTTTGACCCAAGGCTCCCTTATCCCAGGGAGATCACCGGGCTGCTGTTGCTTGACACCTTGCTTCTCGGCGATCTCAAGAGCTTCTTCGTCGCCCTGAAGTACATCTTCTTGCCGGCGTTGACTCAGTCTCTCATCGCCCTGGCCTTGATTATGCGCCTGCTGCGGGCCGACATCCTGGAGGTTCTGCAGAAGGACTTCGTGCGAATGGCGCGAGCGAACGGCATCCCTGAGCGTATCATCCTGTTCAAGTATGTGCTCAAAAACGGCCTAATCGCCACGGTATCTATGCTGGGTTTTTTGTTTGGATTTCTGCTGGGCGGCTCCGTCATGGTGGAGACGGTCTTCAACTGGCCGGGGTTAGGGCTATACTCGATGAACTCGGCCCTCAGTCTGGACTTTCAGCCGATCATGGGGATCACGCTATTTGTCGGGCTGCTCTTCACATTGGTGAATCTGGCCACCGACCTGATGTATGGCGTGTTGGACCCACGTATCCGCTATGGATAG
- a CDS encoding DUF917 domain-containing protein produces MWMLSAEDLESIAIGAGILGAGGGGNPYLGKLRMRCLLEEGRYVSIILPEALPDDALVVTIGGIGAPTVGVEKLERGDEEVRALQALEAFLGRRADALISVEIGGGNSVAPLIAAAQVGLPVVDADGMGRAFPEIPMTSFFIYGVDPTPAVLCDEKGNVVLFPRAQDARTLERLARSVTIAMGCTATFAMAPMTGAQVKRTAVWHTLSLTKAIGDQVQAARRQGRDPVQSILELSDGQVIFRGKITDVARRTTGGFARGTATIAGVESYAGQEMVIEFQNENLIAQVRQRDQGTGAQQSDGEIRATVPDLICIVDDDTGEPITTELLRYGFRVTVLGIPCSDKLRTPEALAVVGPQAFGYPVEYHPLPKRKRGGIA; encoded by the coding sequence ATGTGGATGTTGAGCGCCGAGGACTTGGAGTCCATCGCTATTGGAGCGGGGATCTTGGGCGCTGGCGGAGGCGGCAACCCGTACCTGGGTAAGCTCCGCATGCGCTGTCTGCTGGAAGAAGGACGTTACGTTTCCATCATCCTGCCTGAGGCGTTACCAGACGACGCGCTGGTGGTCACTATAGGCGGCATCGGTGCCCCGACAGTGGGCGTGGAGAAGCTCGAACGGGGTGATGAGGAAGTGCGCGCGCTGCAAGCCCTCGAGGCATTTCTGGGCCGGCGAGCTGATGCCCTGATCTCGGTGGAGATCGGTGGCGGGAACTCGGTGGCCCCGCTGATTGCGGCCGCGCAGGTCGGCCTGCCTGTCGTAGACGCCGACGGCATGGGTCGCGCCTTCCCCGAGATCCCCATGACCTCGTTTTTCATCTACGGCGTGGATCCCACCCCGGCCGTGTTGTGCGATGAGAAGGGCAACGTCGTTCTATTCCCTCGGGCGCAGGACGCCCGCACGCTCGAACGCCTGGCGCGTTCGGTTACCATCGCGATGGGGTGCACGGCCACCTTTGCCATGGCCCCCATGACGGGCGCCCAGGTGAAGCGCACCGCGGTGTGGCACACCCTCTCCCTGACCAAAGCCATCGGCGACCAGGTGCAGGCCGCGCGACGGCAGGGGCGGGACCCCGTTCAGAGCATTCTGGAGCTGAGCGACGGCCAGGTGATCTTTCGCGGCAAGATCACTGATGTGGCCCGGCGTACCACGGGAGGTTTCGCCCGCGGCACGGCCACCATTGCCGGAGTGGAATCGTACGCCGGCCAGGAGATGGTCATCGAGTTTCAGAACGAGAACTTGATCGCTCAAGTGCGGCAGAGAGATCAGGGAACAGGGGCACAGCAGAGCGACGGCGAGATCCGGGCTACTGTCCCTGACTTGATCTGCATCGTGGACGACGACACGGGCGAGCCGATCACCACCGAACTTCTGCGTTACGGATTTCGCGTGACGGTACTGGGCATACCCTGCTCAGACAAACTGCGCACGCCGGAAGCGCTGGCAGTGGTCGGCCCCCAGGCGTTTGGCTATCCGGTGGAGTATCATCCCCTGCCTAAGCGGAAGAGAGGAGGCATCGCATGA
- a CDS encoding ABC transporter ATP-binding protein: MDEDVLVSIRDLHVNFHTFDGVVRALAGVNLELRRGDVLGLVGETGCGKTMTALSIPHLIPCPPGEIAQGEVLFDGKNVLAMSNGELRRLRATRMAMIFQDPTTNLNPVFTIEEQMVDAILSKAEAPATMAMAPFAKWLPSNRQRRREARRIAVEALRRVGIPDPERRIASYPHEFSGGMRQRVLIAMAIAGRPELLIADEPTTALDVSIQAQILRLIQDLVRELDLTVLLITHNLGVVAKVCNKAAVMYAGRVVEQGPVRSIFKEPCHPYTRGLLRAVPRRDKGKGELQGIAGSIPSLINPPVGCRFHPRCPHAMPQCAFEPPPVMRLVGHAHYVACHLYDI, translated from the coding sequence ATGGACGAGGATGTGCTAGTCTCGATTCGAGATTTGCATGTCAATTTCCACACTTTCGACGGCGTGGTGCGAGCGTTAGCCGGCGTGAACCTCGAGCTACGCCGTGGCGATGTGTTGGGGCTGGTGGGTGAGACGGGATGTGGCAAGACGATGACGGCGCTGAGCATCCCTCACCTGATCCCTTGCCCACCAGGTGAGATCGCCCAAGGTGAGGTCCTGTTTGACGGCAAGAATGTGCTGGCGATGAGCAACGGGGAGCTGCGCCGGTTGCGAGCCACCCGGATGGCGATGATCTTCCAAGACCCGACCACCAACTTGAACCCGGTCTTCACCATCGAAGAGCAAATGGTGGATGCCATCCTTAGCAAAGCGGAGGCTCCTGCCACGATGGCAATGGCCCCATTCGCCAAATGGCTCCCATCGAACCGCCAACGCCGGCGAGAGGCTCGCCGCATAGCCGTTGAGGCACTGCGCAGGGTAGGAATCCCCGACCCTGAGCGTCGCATCGCTAGCTATCCCCACGAGTTCAGCGGCGGGATGAGGCAGCGAGTGTTGATCGCCATGGCGATCGCAGGCCGGCCGGAGCTGCTCATCGCCGACGAGCCCACTACCGCCCTTGACGTCTCCATTCAGGCCCAAATCTTGAGGCTGATCCAGGACTTGGTGCGTGAGCTGGACCTGACGGTACTGTTGATCACTCATAACCTGGGGGTTGTCGCCAAGGTCTGCAACAAAGCGGCCGTAATGTATGCCGGCCGAGTGGTAGAGCAGGGGCCAGTGCGCAGTATCTTCAAAGAGCCGTGTCATCCGTACACTCGTGGCCTGTTACGGGCCGTGCCGAGGCGCGACAAGGGGAAGGGTGAGCTACAGGGGATCGCTGGCTCCATCCCCAGCCTAATAAACCCGCCGGTCGGATGTCGTTTCCATCCCCGCTGTCCTCATGCTATGCCACAATGCGCCTTTGAGCCGCCTCCCGTGATGCGGCTCGTGGGGCACGCGCATTATGTGGCGTGTCATCTGTACGATATATGA
- a CDS encoding ABC transporter substrate-binding protein, whose amino-acid sequence MASHSLDTLWEQYRQGRISRREFLQGVAAVAGLAGLQAIASACAPTPAPAAPAAPTATPETAVATPQPEAPAAIEPKWLIYSGGQDVPTLDPSDRTDYSIGAVGRQLYDRLFRFEGGFPRPIEPCLCERWEGSDDAREWIFHLTNKAVFHDGTPVTAEAVKYSYGRTLRFQRQRSNLLLGLLEEKNIEVVDDYTVRMVLNEPYGDFPRLLAYQEQWIMNPKVVKDHEVGGDEGEKWLIEHEAGSGPFVIKEWQIGDHYSLEAVPDYWQGWPGRGRLAGFTWRIIRDTPQRRIALLAGEVDFADTIGTEDVELINNTPGYVCEVNYGTLAGYFKLNNQKGPTADVNFRRFLAYAFDYEGYIKSLGGLGKLLVGPIPDGIAYHDPNVQPVYRYDLEKAREALNQTPYKDGGIELDFVYVTGLTFEEQAGLILLDQLSKFNIKLDMIPKVWPDMVAACNKPETGPDISMIFVDSGPLPDVWFREQWYSPTWDRPTGGSFQSCDFYKNPEVDSLIEQVRRTVDEEERARILKELQRMIMEDIPGIPIYVLPNLVAYNKRVKGFKYFGDISVDFWRLWIED is encoded by the coding sequence ATGGCATCTCACAGTCTCGACACGCTCTGGGAGCAGTATCGTCAGGGACGCATCAGCCGCCGCGAGTTTCTGCAGGGTGTGGCAGCTGTAGCAGGGTTGGCCGGGCTTCAGGCCATCGCTTCCGCCTGTGCTCCCACTCCTGCGCCGGCCGCGCCTGCAGCACCCACGGCAACGCCAGAAACTGCGGTAGCCACGCCTCAACCGGAGGCCCCAGCAGCTATCGAGCCCAAGTGGTTGATCTACAGCGGCGGCCAGGACGTCCCCACCCTGGACCCCTCGGATCGCACAGACTACTCCATTGGCGCGGTAGGGCGGCAGCTTTACGATCGTCTCTTCCGCTTTGAGGGCGGGTTTCCGCGGCCGATCGAGCCCTGCCTGTGCGAGCGCTGGGAGGGCTCTGATGATGCCCGCGAGTGGATCTTCCACCTGACGAACAAGGCGGTCTTTCATGACGGAACGCCTGTAACCGCCGAGGCGGTGAAGTACTCCTACGGTCGGACCCTGCGCTTCCAACGGCAGCGCTCGAACCTCCTTTTGGGCCTGCTGGAGGAGAAGAACATCGAGGTAGTGGACGACTACACGGTCCGGATGGTCCTGAACGAGCCGTATGGCGATTTCCCTCGCCTGCTAGCATATCAGGAACAATGGATCATGAACCCCAAGGTGGTCAAAGACCACGAGGTAGGTGGGGACGAGGGCGAGAAATGGCTGATCGAGCACGAGGCCGGCTCCGGGCCGTTCGTCATCAAGGAATGGCAGATCGGGGATCATTATTCGCTAGAGGCCGTGCCAGACTACTGGCAGGGTTGGCCGGGTCGGGGACGGCTGGCTGGATTCACTTGGCGGATCATCCGCGATACGCCGCAGCGACGGATCGCCCTCCTAGCCGGCGAGGTGGACTTCGCCGACACCATCGGCACAGAGGACGTGGAACTCATCAACAACACGCCGGGATATGTTTGCGAGGTCAACTATGGCACGTTGGCGGGCTACTTTAAACTGAACAACCAGAAAGGCCCCACGGCGGACGTCAACTTCCGCCGGTTCCTGGCGTATGCCTTTGACTACGAAGGCTACATCAAGTCGCTGGGTGGCCTGGGCAAGCTCCTGGTCGGCCCTATCCCGGACGGTATCGCCTATCATGACCCGAATGTGCAGCCGGTATACCGCTACGATCTGGAGAAAGCTCGCGAGGCCCTGAACCAGACGCCATACAAGGATGGCGGCATCGAGCTGGACTTCGTTTACGTGACGGGGTTGACCTTTGAGGAACAGGCCGGGCTTATCCTGCTAGATCAATTGTCCAAGTTCAATATCAAACTTGACATGATCCCCAAAGTGTGGCCGGACATGGTGGCCGCCTGCAACAAGCCGGAGACGGGCCCCGACATCTCCATGATCTTTGTGGACAGCGGGCCGCTGCCCGATGTATGGTTCCGCGAGCAGTGGTACTCCCCCACGTGGGATCGGCCTACCGGCGGCAGTTTCCAATCGTGCGACTTCTACAAGAATCCTGAGGTGGACAGCCTTATCGAGCAGGTACGCCGCACCGTGGATGAGGAGGAGCGGGCGCGCATCCTCAAAGAGCTGCAGCGCATGATCATGGAGGACATCCCCGGCATCCCCATCTACGTGCTGCCGAATCTGGTAGCTTACAACAAGCGAGTAAAGGGCTTCAAGTACTTCGGTGATATCAGCGTGGACTTCTGGCGGCTCTGGATAGAGGACTGA
- a CDS encoding DUF917 domain-containing protein, with protein MRKLDVQNVEDLALGAAVLGTGGGGDPYIGKLMAIHAIERYGPVTLLSLDEIGDDDLIVPAAMMGAPTVMVEKLPQGDEAIKAFQALEDYLGRKINATMSIEAGGLNSTIPITVAARLGLPMVDCDGMGRAFPEIPMVTHTLYGVSATPFAMADEKGNSAILNTIDNHWTERLARSITIDMGCTALIACYAATGRQLKECSVPGTITLAERIGRTIREARQGNRDVIAAVQEVTGGFEIFRGKITDVQRRTETGFARGEATFEGMDGYAGQRMKLHFQNEHLVAAVDGQIVVTVPDLIAVLDAETGQPITTESLRYGFRVVILGIPCHEKWRTPAGLALVGPRYFGYDTDYVPVEVRYR; from the coding sequence ATGAGGAAGCTGGACGTCCAGAACGTGGAAGACCTGGCCCTGGGAGCCGCCGTACTGGGCACCGGCGGTGGGGGCGATCCCTACATTGGCAAGCTCATGGCGATCCATGCCATCGAGAGATATGGCCCGGTGACCTTGCTCTCCCTGGATGAAATCGGCGATGACGATCTGATCGTGCCTGCTGCTATGATGGGAGCTCCCACCGTCATGGTGGAGAAGCTGCCGCAGGGGGATGAGGCGATCAAGGCCTTTCAAGCTCTGGAGGACTACCTCGGCAGGAAGATCAACGCCACCATGTCCATTGAGGCGGGAGGGCTCAACTCGACCATCCCGATCACGGTAGCTGCTCGGCTGGGGTTGCCGATGGTAGACTGCGACGGCATGGGCCGCGCCTTCCCTGAGATCCCCATGGTGACCCACACGCTGTACGGCGTCTCGGCCACGCCGTTCGCCATGGCGGACGAGAAGGGGAACAGCGCGATCCTGAACACCATTGACAATCACTGGACAGAGCGGCTGGCTCGCAGCATCACGATTGACATGGGGTGCACAGCCCTCATCGCCTGCTACGCGGCGACCGGCCGCCAGCTCAAGGAATGCAGCGTGCCGGGCACCATCACGTTAGCGGAACGGATTGGGCGCACCATTCGAGAGGCGCGTCAAGGCAACCGCGATGTGATCGCGGCCGTGCAGGAGGTCACTGGCGGTTTTGAGATCTTCCGAGGCAAGATCACGGACGTGCAGCGGCGGACGGAGACCGGCTTTGCGCGCGGAGAGGCCACTTTCGAGGGGATGGATGGATACGCCGGCCAGCGCATGAAGCTCCATTTTCAGAACGAGCACCTGGTGGCGGCAGTGGATGGCCAGATCGTCGTCACCGTGCCTGATCTGATCGCTGTTCTGGACGCTGAGACCGGCCAGCCCATCACCACGGAGAGCCTGCGTTACGGCTTTCGGGTCGTGATCTTAGGCATCCCCTGTCACGAGAAATGGCGGACGCCGGCCGGCCTGGCTCTGGTGGGGCCGCGCTACTTCGGGTATGACACAGATTACGTGCCGGTAGAAGTGCGTTACCGATAA